One region of Gopherus evgoodei ecotype Sinaloan lineage chromosome 16, rGopEvg1_v1.p, whole genome shotgun sequence genomic DNA includes:
- the GLE1 gene encoding nucleoporin GLE1 yields the protein MPSERYRWQTLEALKGSSKGQLSYSRDWLLRGEDILEGCRSPPKLSSYSGWVLDQVISQSLQKTPLSRSSTPNESIPPTDNQLPSLAKTTSPASQLGSSPLSSAAPSETKGNEDLSLLETDHEVHLTVLPSKVTEVEGCIWMYEEVHRLKGKEGLRQRQEQQEQVVRAVSDMASEQLKRFDELKELKQHQEYQDLQEVMEKSSREAQGQQEKLKEEHRHRAKILNLKLREAEQERQRQEELERLRKEEGQERLRRLYSIQEEVLQLNQQIDPNYRHKDLPRIDLSGFSNRGNQICGLVSGLVRTTSERGFPTQVDVANTERALQEMRGLISSMQQEIATALEEKRKRDEEEERERQKELQKQEQLKAQTPVPAQHPRGKEQKEVLGLQVKAEESTMQWYQQLQDASDQCVASFSGLTDCKDNQVKHIRMDLQKAASIPVSQISSIAGSQLREIFDKINNLLSGKSVQSGGRTVSVTQHPQGLDFVYYKLAEKFVKQGEEEVASHHEAAFPIAVVASGIWELHPRVGDLILAHLHRQCPYSVPFYPAFKEGTPIEEYQRILGYQVKDSMVEQQDNFLKRMSGMIRLYAAIIQLRWPYGNKQVSHPHGLAHGWRWLAQMLNMEPLSDVTATLLFDFLEVCGNALMKHYQVQFWKMLLLIREDYFHRIEAITISGQMGSLMRLKQFLEKCLQRKEIPLPKGYLSSSFWRS from the exons gatattTTGGAAGGATGCAGGTCCCCTCCCAAGTTGTCGTCCTACTCTGGCTGGGTGCTGGATCAAGTGATCTCCCAGTCTCTGCAGAAAACACCTCTCTCCCGAAGTTCAACACCCAATGAATCCATTCCTCCTACAGACAACCAGTTGCCCTCCCTTGCAAAGACCACTTCTCCTGCCAGCCAGCTGGGCTCCTCACCACTTTCATCTGCAGCACCCAGTGAAACAAAG GGCAATGAAGATCTTAGTCTGCTGGAGACAGACCATGAAGTCCATCTTACGGTTCTACCATCTAAAGTTACAGAAGTGGAAGGCTGCATATGGATGTACGAGGAGGTCCATAGGTTGAAAGGAAAG gaggggctcaggcagcGGCAGGAGCAGCAAGAGCAGGTGGTGAGGGCGGTTTCTGATATGGCGAGTGAGCAGCTGAAACGCTTTGATGAGCTGAAGGAATTAAAACAGCACCAGGAATACCAGGACCTGCAGGAAGTGATGGAGAAGAG CTCCAGGGAGGCCCAGGGTCAGCAGGAGAAGTTGAAAGAGGAACATCGACACAGAGCAAAG attTTAAACCTGAAACTTCGTGAAGCAGAACAGGAGCGGCAGCGTCAGGAGGAGTTGGAGCGTCTGCGCAAGGAAGAAGGCCAGGAAAGGTTGCGTCGCCTCTATTCCATCCAGGAAGAGGTGCTGCAGCTTAACCAACAGATTGACCCCAACTACAGACATAAAGACTTGCCAAGGATAGATCTCTCAGGGTTCAGTAACCGTGGCAACCAGATCTGCGGGCTCGTGTCAGGGCTCGTTCGCACCACTAGTGAG AGAGGTTTCCCTACTCAGGTAGATGTAGCCAACACTGAGCGAGCACTGCAGGAAATGCGAGGGTTAATATCTAGCATGCAACAAGAAATTGCCACAGCTTTGGAAGAGAAAAGGAAGCGGGAtgaagaagaggagagagagaggcagaaggaGTTACAGAAACAAGAACAGCTGAAGGCCCAGACTCCAGTCCCCGCACAACATCCGCGGGGAAAAGAGCAGAAGGAAG TATTAGGACTTCAGGTTAAGGCAGAGGAGAGCACAATGCAGTGGTACCAGCAATTGCAGGATGCATCTGACCAGTGTGTTGCTTCCTTTAGTGGACTGACTGACTGCAAAGACAATCAG GTGAAGCATATCAGAATGGATCTCCAGAAAGCAGCCAGCATTCCTGTGAGCCAGATTTCTTCCATAGCAG GCTCTCAGCTAAGAGAGATATTTGACAAAATCAATAACCTTCTCTCTGGAAAATCTGTTCAGTCTGGAGGACGAACTGTGTCGGTGACTCAACATCCACAGGGTCTGGATTTTGTTTATTACAAACTGGCAGAGAAATTTGTG aaacAAGGAGAGGAGGAAGTGGCTTCTCACCACGAGGCGGCTTTCCCAATTGCTGTGGTGGCTTCAGGAATCTGGGAATTACACCCCAGGGTGGGAGACCTCATTTTAGCTCACCTGCACAGACAGTGCCCCTACTCTGTACCATTTTATCCTGCGTTCAAGGAGGGGACTCCCATAGAAGAGTATCAGAG GATACTTGGTTATCAAGTTAAGGATTCCATGGTAGAGCAGCAGGATAATTTTCTTAAACGGATGTCTGGAATGATCCGTCTTTATGCTGCTATCATTCAACTACGGTGGCCTTATGGAAACAAACAAGTG AGTCACCCTCATGGGCTGGCCCACGGATGGCGCTGGCTGGCTCAAATGTTGAACATGGAGCCTCTCTCTGATGTGACAGCTACGCTTCTCTTTGATTTCTTAGAG GTGTGTGGCAATGCGCTCATGAAACACTACCAGGTCCAGTTCTGGAAGATGCTGCTACTTATCAGAGAAGACTATTTTCACAG GATTGAAGCAATCACCATCTCTGGACAGATGGGCTCTTTAATGAGGCTTAAGCAATTCTTGGAG aaATGTTTGCAGCGGAAGGAAATTCCTTTACCAAAGGGTTATCTGTCTTCTTCCTTCTGGAGGTCATAA